Proteins encoded within one genomic window of Pygocentrus nattereri isolate fPygNat1 chromosome 11, fPygNat1.pri, whole genome shotgun sequence:
- the LOC108430951 gene encoding protocadherin Fat 4 isoform X1 yields MLLKMKPRWEPIFFVFLATWMTALSVTRYSIPEEMERGSVVANLASDLGLDVSELAQREVKLDTVHNKKYLEINKRTGELYIVEKMDRESLCHGKTLSCFVKLDVIIKSPLRIFNIELEIIDINDNAPHFRMDRVELDVSESATPGERFSLPNALDPDVGANTISTYKLSQSDHFTIDIHSGSDGTKYVDLVLTKALDREQHAVHNLMLTAVDGGVPARSGSASIIVRVLDTNDNAPQFDRSVYSLNMSENSPIGILVTKLNATDADEGSNAEITYSFTLYTSEKTQEMFDLNSKTGEISVKGTIDFEDMKIFEMHIEAKDNGPVPLSSQCRVTLHITDMNDNYPEITIKSLKNTVKEDIPVGTVIALVGVSDRDTGDNGKVNLTINKNLPFLLNKSSDYHYELLVSEPLDREMIPEYEITLVVTDGGTPPLSDNETIIVHLLDVNDNAPHFPQTFYTISVTENNSPGALLSSITALDPDLHENQYLVYFIIEKEIANTSMSMLFSINPENGNLYALKTFDYEIEKEFLFHIEARDSGVPPLSSNVTVHIIIMDQNDNTPLIVSPWRAHGSVVEEKIPRSTDKGTLIAKVIAIDTDSVHNSRITYQFLQNTDATLFSLDQYNGEIRTMRMFSYRDSRHQRLVVIAKDNGEPSLSATVTIKLSTVETALKTYADLTEVPLEYDIFSDLNLYLVIGLGSVSFLLLITILVTIVLKCQKAKPSKAAPPCRNSVISERNSTIADSTLVSNDAYWYSLFLAETRKGKLVVRQPVPKGARYIVSSIPRSTGLTETSDSAASTLQEMEEGSVVANLATDLGLDVKTLIKRKVRLDVIANKKYLDINKEKGELFILEKIDREYLCPAKTTCFLKMEVIVENPVRIFYIELEITDINDNNPHFRRDVIHLDISESTSAGERFSVSNAVDSDVGSNSVKTYYLSESEHFDIEIQSGRDGSKFADLILKKALDREIQAVHNLILTAVDGGVPARSGTASIIVRVVDANDNAPKFDKDSYIINVTENSPIGSLVVKLNATDLDEGSNSDITYSFSLYTSEKAQETFSLSPDTGEIRVKEMINYEDFRIYDMEIIAKDKCPNQLSGQCKLTLMVTDMNDNHPEISIKSFSSPVKEDIAVGTVIAVVSVSDKDSGENGQIDIHISDELPFTLKESSDNYYELVVSEPLDREKVPEYDITFSVTDRGKPPLSDNETMTLELLDINDNVPQFPQSFYTIQVVENNAPGALLSSLTAHDPDLHENQYLVYFIIEKEIANTSMSMLFSINPENGNLYALKTFDYEIEKEFLFHIEARDSGVPPLSSNVTVHIIIMDQNDNTPLIVSPWRAHGSVVEEKIPRSTDKGTLIAKVIAIDTDSVHNSRITYQFLQNTDATLFSLDQYNGEIRTMRMFSYRDSRHQRLVVIAKDNGEPSLSATVTIKLSTVETALKTYADLTEVPLEYDIFSDLNLYLVIGLGSVSFLLLITILVTIVLKCQKAKPSKAAPPCRNSVISERNSTIADSTLVSNDAYWYSLFLAETRKGKLVVRQPVPKGARYIVSSIPRCTGLTETSDSAASTLQASTTTSSSSS; encoded by the exons ATGCTGCTGAAGATGAAGCCGCGCTGGGAGCcgattttctttgtatttttggcGACATGGATGACGGCTTTATCTGTGACACGGTACTCTATACCAGAGGAGATGGAGCGCGGGTCTGTCGTCGCAAATCTAGCGTCGGATCTAGGACTGGACGTTAGTGAACTAGCACAAAGAGAGGTAAAGCTCGATACGGTTCATAACAAGAAATATctagaaataaacaaaaggacAGGAGAACTTTACATTGTTGAGAAAATGGACAGAGAGTCTCTTTGTCACGGTAAAACGTTGTCTTGCTTCGTGAAATTAGATGTGATCATCAAAAGCCCATTGCGTATTTTTAACATTGAGTTAGAAATCATAGATATTAATGACAATGCTCCGCATTTTAGAATGGATAGGGTTGAACTGGATGTCTCTGAGTCCGCAACACCGGGTGAACGATTCTCTTTGCCTAATGCGCTAGACCCGGATGTAGGGGCCAACACAATCAGCACATACAAACTTAGCCAAAGCGATCATTTCACAATAGATATTCATTCTGGTAGCGATGGCACTAAATACGTTGACCTTGTCCTTACGAAAGCCTTAGATCGGGAACAGCATGCTGTCCATAATCTGATGCTCACTGCTGTTGATGGCGGAGTCCCCGCGCGCTCAGGGTCTGCCAGCATTATTGTCCGTGTGTTGGATACGAACGACAACGCCCCTCAGTTTGACCGTTCAGTGTACTCTTTAAATATGAGCGAGAATTCTCCTATCGGGATTCTAGTCACCAAACTAAACGCAACCGATGCGGATGAAGGCTCAAATGCAGAAATCACGTATTCATTTACGCTTTACACGTCTGAGAAAACCCAAGAAATGTTCGATTTGAATTCCAAAACTGGGGAAATATCTGTTAAAGGCACAATTGATTTCGAAGACATGAAAATATTTGAGATGCATATAGAGGCAAAAGACAACGGCCCTGTTCCGCTCTCCAGCCAATGTAGagtaacactgcacatcacggATATGAACGATAACTATCCGGAGATAACCATAAAGTCACTAAAGAACACTGTGAAAGAAGACATACCGGTAGGCACAGTGATAGCCCTGGTTGGTGTAAGTGACAGGGACACGGGAGATAATGGTAAAGTTAATCTCACAATCAACAAAAACTTGCCATTCTTATTGAATAAATCCTCAGATTATCATTACGAACTGTTAGTCTCAGAACCTTTAGATCGTGAAATGATTCCCGAATATGAGATCACTCTAGTAGTGACAGATGGAGGAACACCTCCACTATCTGATAATGAAACTATAATCGTGCACTTGCTGGATGTTAATGATAATGCACCCCATTTCCCACAGACTTTCTATACTATATCTGTCACGGAAAATAACTCACCAGGGGCGCTGTTGAGTTCTATAACTGCTCTAGACCCGGACCTCCATGAAAATCAGTATCTAGTGTATTTCATAATCGAAAAGGAAATAGCGAACACCTCCATGTCCATgctgttctccatcaatccagaGAACGGGAACCTTTACGCACTGAAGACGTTTGATTATGAGATAGAGAAGGAGTTCCTTTTCCACATCGAGGCCAGAGACTCTGGCGTTCCTCCGCTCAGCAGCAACGTGACCGTTCACATCATTATAATGGACCAGAACGACAACACACCGCTTATAGTGTCTCCATGGCGCGCGCACGGCTCAGTGGTGGAGGAAAAAATCCCGAGATCCACCGATAAAGGAACTCTGATAGCCAAAGTAATCGCTATTGACACGGACTCGGTGCACAACTCTCGCATCACCTACCAGTTTCTCCAGAACACCGATGCTACATTGTTCAGCTTGGACCAGTACAACGGAGAGATCCGGACCATGAGGATGTTCAGCTACAGAGACTCACGCCACCAACGGCTGGTGGTGATCGCCAAGGACAACGGAGAGCCCTCGCTCTCTGCTACagtcaccatcaaactctccaCGGTGGAGACGGCGCTCAAAACCTATGCTGActtgactgaagtgcctttAGAGTACGACATCTTTTCAGACCTGAACCTATATCTGGTGATCGGCCTGGGCTCGGTGTCATTTCTCTTACTGATCACCATTTTGGTGACCATCGTGCTGAAGTGTCAGAAAGCGAAGCCGAGCAAAGCAGCTCCTCCCTGCAGGAACAGTGTGATCAGTGAGAGGAACTCCACCATCGCCGATTCCACGCTGGTGTCCAACGATGCCTACTGgtacagtttgtttctagcagaGACGAGGAAAGGGAAGCTGGTAGTGAGGCAGCCTGTGCCAAAGGGGGCGAGATACATCGTTTCCAGTATACCCAGGAGTACAGGCCTGACCGAGACTAGTGACTCAGCTGCCTCCACTCTACAG GAGATGGAAGAAGGATCCGTAGTTGCAAATCTAGCCACTGATTTGGGACTGGATGTAAAGACGCTGATTAAACGGAAGGTTCGTTTAGATGTTATTGCAAATAAGAAATATCTTGACATAAACAAAGAGAAAGGCGAGCTCTTCATACTGGAAAAGATTGATCGTGAATATCTGTGTCCGGCTAAAACtacttgctttttaaaaatggaagtGATTGTCGAGAATCCTGTCCGTATTTTTTACATAGAATTGGAAATAACAGATATTAATGACAATAATCCACATTTTCGGCGAGATGTTATACATTTGGACATCTCTGAATCCACATCAGCCGGTGAAAGATTTTCCGTCAGCAATGCGGTGGACTCTGACGTTGGCTCCAATTCGGTTAAAACGTACTACTTGAGTGAAAGTGAACATTTTGACATTGAAATACAGTCTGGGAGAGACGGCTCCAAATTTGCAgatttaattttgaaaaaggCATTAGACCGTGAAATTCAAGCTGTTCATAATCTGATACTGACTGCAGTAGATGGTGGAGTGCCCGCGCGCTCTGGTACAGCCAGCATTATAGTTCGTGTGGTAGATGCAAATGACAACGCACCTAAGTTTGATAAGGATAGTTACATAATAAATGTAACAGAAAACTCTCCCATAGGAAGCCTCGTTGTCAAGTTAAATGCAACAGACTTGGATGAAGGCTCTAACTCTGACATTACATATTCATTCAGTCTCTATACATCAGAAAAGGCACAAGAAACTTTCAGCTTAAGCCCAGATACAGGCGAGATAAGAGTTAAAGAAATGATTAATTATGAAGACTTTCGAATTTATGATATGGAGATAATAGCAAAAGACAAATGCCCCAATCAGTTATCAGGCCAGTGTAAATTAACTCTTATGGTTACAGATATGAACGATAACCACCCAGAAATATCTATTAAATCATTCTCGAGCCCAGTTAAAGAGGATATAGCTGTAGGTACAGTGATAGCAGTGGTTAGTGTGAGTGATAAAGACTCAGGAGAAAACGGTCAAATAGACATTCATATTTCTGATGAATTGCCTTTTACGCTTAAAGAATCATCTGATAATTATTATGAGCTCGTGGTTTCAGAACCGTTAGACCGCGAAAAGGTTCCAGAGTATGACATCACATTCTCAGTCACAGACAGAGGAAAGCCTCCGTTATCAGATAATGAAACTATGACTTTAGAGCTGCTGGACATTAACGACAACGTTCCTCAGTTTCCACAGTCATTCTACACCATACAGGTTGTAGAAAATAACGCACCAGGAGCTTTATTGAGCTCCCTCACCGCACACGACCCGGACCTCCATGAAAATCAGTATCTAGTGTATTTCATAATCGAAAAGGAAATAGCGAACACCTCCATGTCCATgctgttctccatcaatccagaGAACGGGAACCTTTACGCACTGAAGACGTTTGACTATGAGATAGAGAAGGAGTTCCTTTTCCACATCGAGGCCAGAGATTCTGGCGTTCCTCCGCTCAGCAGCAACGTGACCGTTCACATTATTATAATGGACCAGAACGACAACACACCGCTTATAGTGTCTCCATGGCGCGCGCACGGCTCAGTGGTGGAGGAAAAAATCCCGAGATCCACCGATAAAGGAACTCTGATAGCCAAAGTGATTGCTATTGACACGGACTCGGTGCACAACTCTCGCATCACCTACCAGTTTCTCCAGAACACCGATGCTACATTGTTCAGCTTGGACCAGTACAACGGAGAGATCCGGACCATGAGGATGTTCAGCTACAGAGACTCGCGCCACCAACGGCTGGTGGTGATCGCCAAGGACAACGGAGAGCCCTCGCTCTCTGCTACAGTCACCATTAAACTGTCCACGGTGGAGACGGCGCTCAAAACCTATGCTGActtgactgaagtgcctttAGAGTACGACATCTTTTCAGACTTGAACCTGTATCTGGTGATCGGCCTGGGCTCGGTGTCATTTCTCTTACTGATCACCATTTTGGTGACCATCGTGCTGAAGTGTCAGAAAGCGAAGCCGAGCAAAGCAGCTCCTCCCTGCAGGAACAGTGTGATCAGTGAGAGGAACTCCACCATCGCCGATTCCACGCTGGTGTCCAACGATGCCTACTGgtacagtttgtttctagcagaGACGAGGAAAGGGAAGCTGGTAGTGAGGCAGCCTGTGCCAAAGGGGGCGAGATACATCGTGTCCAGTATACCCAGGTGTACAGGCCTGACCGAGACTAGTGATTCAGCTGCCTCCACCCTACAG
- the LOC108430951 gene encoding protocadherin Fat 4 isoform X2, with translation MLLKMKPRWEPIFFVFLATWMTALSVTRYSIPEEMERGSVVANLASDLGLDVSELAQREVKLDTVHNKKYLEINKRTGELYIVEKMDRESLCHGKTLSCFVKLDVIIKSPLRIFNIELEIIDINDNAPHFRMDRVELDVSESATPGERFSLPNALDPDVGANTISTYKLSQSDHFTIDIHSGSDGTKYVDLVLTKALDREQHAVHNLMLTAVDGGVPARSGSASIIVRVLDTNDNAPQFDRSVYSLNMSENSPIGILVTKLNATDADEGSNAEITYSFTLYTSEKTQEMFDLNSKTGEISVKGTIDFEDMKIFEMHIEAKDNGPVPLSSQCRVTLHITDMNDNYPEITIKSLKNTVKEDIPVGTVIALVGVSDRDTGDNGKVNLTINKNLPFLLNKSSDYHYELLVSEPLDREMIPEYEITLVVTDGGTPPLSDNETIIVHLLDVNDNAPHFPQTFYTISVTENNSPGALLSSITALDPDLHENQYLVYFIIEKEIANTSMSMLFSINPENGNLYALKTFDYEIEKEFLFHIEARDSGVPPLSSNVTVHIIIMDQNDNTPLIVSPWRAHGSVVEEKIPRSTDKGTLIAKVIAIDTDSVHNSRITYQFLQNTDATLFSLDQYNGEIRTMRMFSYRDSRHQRLVVIAKDNGEPSLSATVTIKLSTVETALKTYADLTEVPLEYDIFSDLNLYLVIGLGSVSFLLLITILVTIVLKCQKAKPSKAAPPCRNSVISERNSTIADSTLVSNDAYWYSLFLAETRKGKLVVRQPVPKGARYIVSSIPRSTGLTETSDSAASTLQEMEEGSVVANLATDLGLDVKTLIKRKVRLDVIANKKYLDINKEKGELFILEKIDREYLCPAKTTCFLKMEVIVENPVRIFYIELEITDINDNNPHFRRDVIHLDISESTSAGERFSVSNAVDSDVGSNSVKTYYLSESEHFDIEIQSGRDGSKFADLILKKALDREIQAVHNLILTAVDGGVPARSGTASIIVRVVDANDNAPKFDKDSYIINVTENSPIGSLVVKLNATDLDEGSNSDITYSFSLYTSEKAQETFSLSPDTGEIRVKEMINYEDFRIYDMEIIAKDKCPNQLSGQCKLTLMVTDMNDNHPEISIKSFSSPVKEDIAVGTVIAVVSVSDKDSGENGQIDIHISDELPFTLKESSDNYYELVVSEPLDREKVPEYDITFSVTDRGKPPLSDNETMTLELLDINDNVPQFPQSFYTIQVVENNAPGALLSSLTAHDPDLHENQYLVYFIIEKEIANTSMSMLFSINPENGNLYALKTFDYEIEKEFLFHIEARDSGVPPLSSNVTVHIIIMDQNDNTPLIVSPWRAHGSVVEEKIPRSTDKGTLIAKVIAIDTDSVHNSRITYQFLQNTDATLFSLDQYNGEIRTMRMFSYRDSRHQRLVVIAKDNGEPSLSATVTIKLSTVETALKTYADLTEVPLEYDIFSDLNLYLVIGLGSVSFLLLITILVTIVLKCQKAKPSKAAPPCRNSVISERNSTIADSTLVSNDAYWYSLFLAETRKGKLVVRQPVPKGARYIVSSIPRCTGLTETSDSAASTLQYSK, from the exons ATGCTGCTGAAGATGAAGCCGCGCTGGGAGCcgattttctttgtatttttggcGACATGGATGACGGCTTTATCTGTGACACGGTACTCTATACCAGAGGAGATGGAGCGCGGGTCTGTCGTCGCAAATCTAGCGTCGGATCTAGGACTGGACGTTAGTGAACTAGCACAAAGAGAGGTAAAGCTCGATACGGTTCATAACAAGAAATATctagaaataaacaaaaggacAGGAGAACTTTACATTGTTGAGAAAATGGACAGAGAGTCTCTTTGTCACGGTAAAACGTTGTCTTGCTTCGTGAAATTAGATGTGATCATCAAAAGCCCATTGCGTATTTTTAACATTGAGTTAGAAATCATAGATATTAATGACAATGCTCCGCATTTTAGAATGGATAGGGTTGAACTGGATGTCTCTGAGTCCGCAACACCGGGTGAACGATTCTCTTTGCCTAATGCGCTAGACCCGGATGTAGGGGCCAACACAATCAGCACATACAAACTTAGCCAAAGCGATCATTTCACAATAGATATTCATTCTGGTAGCGATGGCACTAAATACGTTGACCTTGTCCTTACGAAAGCCTTAGATCGGGAACAGCATGCTGTCCATAATCTGATGCTCACTGCTGTTGATGGCGGAGTCCCCGCGCGCTCAGGGTCTGCCAGCATTATTGTCCGTGTGTTGGATACGAACGACAACGCCCCTCAGTTTGACCGTTCAGTGTACTCTTTAAATATGAGCGAGAATTCTCCTATCGGGATTCTAGTCACCAAACTAAACGCAACCGATGCGGATGAAGGCTCAAATGCAGAAATCACGTATTCATTTACGCTTTACACGTCTGAGAAAACCCAAGAAATGTTCGATTTGAATTCCAAAACTGGGGAAATATCTGTTAAAGGCACAATTGATTTCGAAGACATGAAAATATTTGAGATGCATATAGAGGCAAAAGACAACGGCCCTGTTCCGCTCTCCAGCCAATGTAGagtaacactgcacatcacggATATGAACGATAACTATCCGGAGATAACCATAAAGTCACTAAAGAACACTGTGAAAGAAGACATACCGGTAGGCACAGTGATAGCCCTGGTTGGTGTAAGTGACAGGGACACGGGAGATAATGGTAAAGTTAATCTCACAATCAACAAAAACTTGCCATTCTTATTGAATAAATCCTCAGATTATCATTACGAACTGTTAGTCTCAGAACCTTTAGATCGTGAAATGATTCCCGAATATGAGATCACTCTAGTAGTGACAGATGGAGGAACACCTCCACTATCTGATAATGAAACTATAATCGTGCACTTGCTGGATGTTAATGATAATGCACCCCATTTCCCACAGACTTTCTATACTATATCTGTCACGGAAAATAACTCACCAGGGGCGCTGTTGAGTTCTATAACTGCTCTAGACCCGGACCTCCATGAAAATCAGTATCTAGTGTATTTCATAATCGAAAAGGAAATAGCGAACACCTCCATGTCCATgctgttctccatcaatccagaGAACGGGAACCTTTACGCACTGAAGACGTTTGATTATGAGATAGAGAAGGAGTTCCTTTTCCACATCGAGGCCAGAGACTCTGGCGTTCCTCCGCTCAGCAGCAACGTGACCGTTCACATCATTATAATGGACCAGAACGACAACACACCGCTTATAGTGTCTCCATGGCGCGCGCACGGCTCAGTGGTGGAGGAAAAAATCCCGAGATCCACCGATAAAGGAACTCTGATAGCCAAAGTAATCGCTATTGACACGGACTCGGTGCACAACTCTCGCATCACCTACCAGTTTCTCCAGAACACCGATGCTACATTGTTCAGCTTGGACCAGTACAACGGAGAGATCCGGACCATGAGGATGTTCAGCTACAGAGACTCACGCCACCAACGGCTGGTGGTGATCGCCAAGGACAACGGAGAGCCCTCGCTCTCTGCTACagtcaccatcaaactctccaCGGTGGAGACGGCGCTCAAAACCTATGCTGActtgactgaagtgcctttAGAGTACGACATCTTTTCAGACCTGAACCTATATCTGGTGATCGGCCTGGGCTCGGTGTCATTTCTCTTACTGATCACCATTTTGGTGACCATCGTGCTGAAGTGTCAGAAAGCGAAGCCGAGCAAAGCAGCTCCTCCCTGCAGGAACAGTGTGATCAGTGAGAGGAACTCCACCATCGCCGATTCCACGCTGGTGTCCAACGATGCCTACTGgtacagtttgtttctagcagaGACGAGGAAAGGGAAGCTGGTAGTGAGGCAGCCTGTGCCAAAGGGGGCGAGATACATCGTTTCCAGTATACCCAGGAGTACAGGCCTGACCGAGACTAGTGACTCAGCTGCCTCCACTCTACAG GAGATGGAAGAAGGATCCGTAGTTGCAAATCTAGCCACTGATTTGGGACTGGATGTAAAGACGCTGATTAAACGGAAGGTTCGTTTAGATGTTATTGCAAATAAGAAATATCTTGACATAAACAAAGAGAAAGGCGAGCTCTTCATACTGGAAAAGATTGATCGTGAATATCTGTGTCCGGCTAAAACtacttgctttttaaaaatggaagtGATTGTCGAGAATCCTGTCCGTATTTTTTACATAGAATTGGAAATAACAGATATTAATGACAATAATCCACATTTTCGGCGAGATGTTATACATTTGGACATCTCTGAATCCACATCAGCCGGTGAAAGATTTTCCGTCAGCAATGCGGTGGACTCTGACGTTGGCTCCAATTCGGTTAAAACGTACTACTTGAGTGAAAGTGAACATTTTGACATTGAAATACAGTCTGGGAGAGACGGCTCCAAATTTGCAgatttaattttgaaaaaggCATTAGACCGTGAAATTCAAGCTGTTCATAATCTGATACTGACTGCAGTAGATGGTGGAGTGCCCGCGCGCTCTGGTACAGCCAGCATTATAGTTCGTGTGGTAGATGCAAATGACAACGCACCTAAGTTTGATAAGGATAGTTACATAATAAATGTAACAGAAAACTCTCCCATAGGAAGCCTCGTTGTCAAGTTAAATGCAACAGACTTGGATGAAGGCTCTAACTCTGACATTACATATTCATTCAGTCTCTATACATCAGAAAAGGCACAAGAAACTTTCAGCTTAAGCCCAGATACAGGCGAGATAAGAGTTAAAGAAATGATTAATTATGAAGACTTTCGAATTTATGATATGGAGATAATAGCAAAAGACAAATGCCCCAATCAGTTATCAGGCCAGTGTAAATTAACTCTTATGGTTACAGATATGAACGATAACCACCCAGAAATATCTATTAAATCATTCTCGAGCCCAGTTAAAGAGGATATAGCTGTAGGTACAGTGATAGCAGTGGTTAGTGTGAGTGATAAAGACTCAGGAGAAAACGGTCAAATAGACATTCATATTTCTGATGAATTGCCTTTTACGCTTAAAGAATCATCTGATAATTATTATGAGCTCGTGGTTTCAGAACCGTTAGACCGCGAAAAGGTTCCAGAGTATGACATCACATTCTCAGTCACAGACAGAGGAAAGCCTCCGTTATCAGATAATGAAACTATGACTTTAGAGCTGCTGGACATTAACGACAACGTTCCTCAGTTTCCACAGTCATTCTACACCATACAGGTTGTAGAAAATAACGCACCAGGAGCTTTATTGAGCTCCCTCACCGCACACGACCCGGACCTCCATGAAAATCAGTATCTAGTGTATTTCATAATCGAAAAGGAAATAGCGAACACCTCCATGTCCATgctgttctccatcaatccagaGAACGGGAACCTTTACGCACTGAAGACGTTTGACTATGAGATAGAGAAGGAGTTCCTTTTCCACATCGAGGCCAGAGATTCTGGCGTTCCTCCGCTCAGCAGCAACGTGACCGTTCACATTATTATAATGGACCAGAACGACAACACACCGCTTATAGTGTCTCCATGGCGCGCGCACGGCTCAGTGGTGGAGGAAAAAATCCCGAGATCCACCGATAAAGGAACTCTGATAGCCAAAGTGATTGCTATTGACACGGACTCGGTGCACAACTCTCGCATCACCTACCAGTTTCTCCAGAACACCGATGCTACATTGTTCAGCTTGGACCAGTACAACGGAGAGATCCGGACCATGAGGATGTTCAGCTACAGAGACTCGCGCCACCAACGGCTGGTGGTGATCGCCAAGGACAACGGAGAGCCCTCGCTCTCTGCTACAGTCACCATTAAACTGTCCACGGTGGAGACGGCGCTCAAAACCTATGCTGActtgactgaagtgcctttAGAGTACGACATCTTTTCAGACTTGAACCTGTATCTGGTGATCGGCCTGGGCTCGGTGTCATTTCTCTTACTGATCACCATTTTGGTGACCATCGTGCTGAAGTGTCAGAAAGCGAAGCCGAGCAAAGCAGCTCCTCCCTGCAGGAACAGTGTGATCAGTGAGAGGAACTCCACCATCGCCGATTCCACGCTGGTGTCCAACGATGCCTACTGgtacagtttgtttctagcagaGACGAGGAAAGGGAAGCTGGTAGTGAGGCAGCCTGTGCCAAAGGGGGCGAGATACATCGTGTCCAGTATACCCAGGTGTACAGGCCTGACCGAGACTAGTGATTCAGCTGCCTCCACCCTACAG